One genomic region from Gemmatimonadota bacterium encodes:
- a CDS encoding response regulator, with amino-acid sequence MPDKLLRVLVVDDNHDNADIIRQYLESTKEYTVEVAYDGDDALRRLHEVDPHVVLLDVMMPGRDGWEVCRVMKSDPARAAAIRVIMVTAHGDLADKRTALQSGADDFLEKPLDFSKLLAALRRNVATLAARPDRPTDSTAPASPAIQA; translated from the coding sequence ATGCCTGATAAGCTCCTGCGCGTGTTGGTCGTGGATGACAATCACGACAACGCCGACATCATCCGACAGTATCTCGAATCCACGAAGGAATACACCGTCGAAGTAGCGTATGACGGTGATGATGCGCTGCGCAGACTCCATGAAGTGGATCCGCACGTGGTCCTACTCGACGTGATGATGCCCGGACGTGACGGCTGGGAAGTCTGCCGAGTGATGAAAAGCGATCCCGCCCGCGCAGCTGCCATTCGCGTTATTATGGTCACGGCGCACGGCGATCTCGCCGACAAGCGGACCGCATTGCAATCCGGCGCCGATGACTTTCTGGAGAAACCATTGGATTTCTCGAAGCTGCTTGCCGCGCTGCGGCGAAATGTGGCCACGCTTGCGGCGCGTCCGGACCGTCCGACAGACTCGACAGCTCCCGCGAGTCCGGCAATTCAGGCGTGA
- a CDS encoding LemA family protein, which produces MIRQRRFLAWMLPAALLLTGCGYNKIQSLDEQAQSAKQQIQVQLQRRADLIPNLVNTVKGVTKQEDTVYISIANARAQLAGAVKTGDPAQMAAADQAATGAIGRLLAIAENYPQLKSNENFLALQDELTGTENRVAVARGDYNSAVQAYNTYIRTFPQAITAKVTGAKPRTYYEAAPGSATTPTVKF; this is translated from the coding sequence ATGATCAGGCAGCGCAGATTTCTCGCATGGATGCTACCGGCCGCCCTCCTGCTGACCGGCTGTGGCTATAACAAGATCCAGAGCCTTGACGAGCAGGCTCAGTCGGCCAAGCAGCAGATCCAGGTTCAGTTGCAGCGTCGTGCGGACCTCATTCCGAATCTGGTGAACACCGTGAAGGGTGTAACCAAGCAGGAAGACACCGTTTACATCAGCATCGCCAACGCGCGCGCGCAGCTTGCGGGCGCAGTGAAGACCGGAGACCCCGCGCAGATGGCCGCGGCCGATCAGGCTGCGACTGGCGCGATCGGACGGCTCCTGGCGATCGCCGAGAACTATCCGCAGCTCAAGAGCAACGAGAACTTTCTCGCGCTGCAGGATGAGCTGACTGGAACGGAGAACCGCGTGGCAGTTGCGCGCGGAGATTACAACAGCGCGGTGCAGGCGTACAACACTTACATCAGAACCTTCCCGCAGGCGATCACCGCAAAGGTGACAGGTGCCAAGCCGCGGACGTATTACGAAGCCGCACCCGGAAGCGCGACTACACCGACGGTGAAGTTCTAG
- a CDS encoding EAL domain-containing protein, with product MTAKYVGGPPLGRRVGDSVAAASLAFPGKDARNAMPTLAAAIDSLRGAVQDRGALVILYLNFDRYAKIEEIYGWEKLDAVLDTTARELAVILAETPLRAARLALSHANDDDFLLFYVPPNEPPGREDADGGYISEPLIARLNEGIADALERIHGADVASLFDLYVGRAVVQYDPKARLERVVYRGIREAASNAHNLEQRERARLVDDLRETLRARAVYVDYHPIVHAADGRVFGYEALARGSMRSLRRPEVMFEVAARAGLIWELSRLCRDRAVEGISQLLKPGEALFVNVDPHDFADPEFGDTALGASDAHRVVIEITERTAIKDYPKFRERLRAFRDRGFRFAVDDAGSGYAGLGSIANLEPDFIKLDISLINGIDTNFIKQDLVATLVRFANDQGAMVIAEGVEYEQEYEVVKSLGVHLVQGFYLHRPQQLPNDLEGTVDSA from the coding sequence GTGACGGCCAAGTACGTCGGTGGGCCGCCACTCGGCCGCCGCGTAGGTGACTCCGTAGCGGCGGCGTCTCTGGCGTTTCCCGGGAAGGACGCGCGCAACGCGATGCCCACCCTAGCTGCGGCGATCGACAGCCTGCGCGGCGCAGTGCAGGATCGCGGCGCACTTGTGATCCTGTACCTCAACTTCGACCGCTACGCCAAGATCGAAGAGATTTACGGATGGGAGAAGCTCGACGCCGTGCTTGATACCACCGCGCGCGAGCTGGCGGTCATTCTCGCGGAAACACCCCTGCGCGCCGCGCGTCTCGCGCTGAGCCATGCGAACGACGACGATTTTCTCCTGTTCTACGTTCCGCCGAACGAGCCACCTGGACGCGAAGACGCGGACGGTGGCTACATCAGCGAGCCGCTCATCGCGCGGCTGAATGAAGGAATCGCGGACGCGCTCGAGCGCATCCATGGCGCCGACGTCGCATCGTTGTTCGATCTCTATGTTGGTCGCGCAGTGGTGCAGTACGATCCGAAGGCACGCCTCGAACGTGTCGTCTATCGTGGAATCCGCGAAGCTGCGAGCAACGCACACAACCTGGAGCAGCGCGAGCGGGCGCGACTCGTCGATGATCTGCGCGAGACACTGCGGGCGCGCGCGGTGTACGTGGACTACCATCCAATCGTGCATGCAGCGGATGGGCGAGTGTTCGGATACGAGGCGCTTGCGCGCGGATCGATGCGGTCCTTGCGGCGACCCGAGGTCATGTTCGAGGTTGCCGCGCGGGCAGGCCTGATCTGGGAGTTGAGCCGGCTGTGCCGGGACCGCGCGGTTGAAGGAATATCTCAGCTGCTCAAGCCGGGCGAAGCACTGTTCGTGAATGTGGACCCGCACGATTTCGCCGATCCCGAGTTCGGTGACACGGCACTCGGCGCGTCCGATGCCCACCGCGTAGTCATCGAGATCACCGAGCGCACTGCGATCAAGGATTACCCGAAGTTCCGCGAGCGACTGCGCGCGTTCCGCGACAGGGGCTTCCGCTTCGCCGTCGATGATGCGGGCAGCGGCTACGCTGGTCTCGGCTCCATCGCGAACCTGGAGCCGGATTTCATCAAGCTCGACATTTCGCTCATCAACGGAATCGATACCAACTTCATCAAGCAGGACCTCGTCGCGACGCTAGTTCGTTTTGCCAATGACCAGGGTGCGATGGTGATCGCCGAAGGCGTCGAATACGAGCAGGAATACGAGGTCGTAAAGTCGCTCGGCGTACACCTCGTGCAGGGATTCTACCTACACCGCCCGCAGCAGCTCCCGAACGACCTCGAAGGTACGGTCGACAGCGCCTAG
- the atpD gene encoding F0F1 ATP synthase subunit beta, translating to MTTATAIETEVHIGKIIQVIGPVLDVEFESEHLPELYNALRIEGTTQAGVPIKVTVEVQQHIGRNQVRTVAMSSTDGVERGMDAIDTGSPITVPVGAPALGRILNVIGDPVDNGPAIPADAVRWPIHRAPPHFADLEAKTEVFETGIKVVDLIAPFVKGGKIGLFGGAGVGKTVVIQELINNVQKGHGGRSVFCGVGERTREGNDLYAEFKEAGILDSVALIYGQMNEPPGARLRVGLSGLTVAEYFRDVENQDVLLFIDNIFRFTQAGSEVSALLGRMPSAVGYQPTLATEMGELQERITSTRNGSITSVQAIYVPADDITDPAPATAFAHLDATVVLSRAITELGIYPAVDPLASSSRILDAAILGERHYRVATDVQRILQRYRELQDIIAILGMDELSEDDKLVVGRARRLQRFMSQPFAVAEQFTGIPGKYVKLEETISSFERLVAGEFDQYPEQAFFMAGGADDVIANAAKLKG from the coding sequence ATGACTACCGCCACCGCAATCGAAACCGAAGTCCACATAGGCAAGATCATCCAGGTCATCGGCCCCGTCCTGGACGTGGAGTTCGAGTCCGAGCATCTGCCAGAGCTGTACAACGCGCTCCGCATCGAGGGAACGACGCAGGCCGGCGTTCCGATCAAGGTCACTGTCGAAGTACAGCAGCACATCGGACGCAATCAGGTCCGCACGGTTGCCATGTCTTCGACGGATGGCGTCGAGCGCGGCATGGATGCAATCGATACCGGATCGCCGATCACAGTTCCGGTCGGCGCACCGGCGCTCGGTCGCATCCTCAACGTCATCGGTGACCCGGTCGACAACGGTCCGGCCATTCCGGCGGACGCGGTCCGCTGGCCCATCCATCGCGCACCGCCTCACTTTGCGGATCTCGAAGCCAAGACTGAAGTCTTCGAGACAGGCATCAAGGTCGTCGACCTCATCGCGCCGTTCGTGAAGGGCGGAAAGATCGGACTGTTCGGCGGTGCAGGCGTCGGCAAGACTGTCGTCATCCAGGAGCTCATCAACAACGTGCAGAAGGGCCACGGCGGCCGCTCGGTATTCTGCGGCGTCGGCGAGCGCACGCGCGAAGGCAACGATCTGTACGCCGAGTTCAAGGAAGCGGGAATTCTCGATTCCGTCGCACTCATCTACGGACAGATGAACGAGCCGCCGGGAGCGCGTCTCCGCGTCGGTCTGTCGGGGCTCACCGTCGCCGAGTATTTCCGCGACGTCGAGAACCAGGACGTGCTCCTCTTCATCGACAACATCTTCCGCTTCACGCAGGCCGGATCCGAAGTTTCCGCGCTGCTCGGCCGCATGCCAAGCGCCGTCGGTTATCAGCCGACGCTCGCGACGGAGATGGGAGAGCTGCAGGAGCGCATCACCTCGACGCGCAACGGATCCATTACGTCGGTGCAGGCCATCTACGTGCCCGCTGACGACATCACCGATCCGGCGCCGGCGACTGCGTTCGCGCACCTCGACGCCACCGTCGTTCTGTCGCGCGCAATCACGGAGCTCGGGATCTATCCTGCCGTCGATCCACTTGCGTCATCGTCGCGCATTCTCGACGCTGCAATTCTTGGTGAACGCCATTACAGAGTTGCGACGGACGTGCAGCGCATTCTTCAGCGCTACCGCGAGCTTCAGGACATCATCGCAATTCTCGGCATGGACGAGCTCTCCGAAGACGACAAGCTCGTCGTCGGACGCGCACGCCGTCTGCAGCGCTTCATGTCGCAGCCGTTCGCGGTCGCCGAGCAGTTCACCGGAATTCCAGGCAAGTACGTCAAGCTCGAAGAGACTATCTCGTCGTTCGAGCGACTCGTTGCCGGCGAGTTCGATCAGTATCCGGAACAGGCATTCTTCATGGCCGGCGGCGCTGACGACGTCATCGCGAACGCCGCCAAGCTCAAGGGCTGA
- a CDS encoding TPM domain-containing protein, with product MLQTLLQSALLALLVQSGPTIPQPVGLVNDFAHVIPADAAAHIEQIASDVRNKSRGEFTVVTLPDIGDYAPSDVALKIGRQWKVGKIGNPGDPTRNAGAVILVVPKETNSDGRGECFILVGNGAEGFVTDADAGTMCRQAIPFFKQKDYGRGIQLLTLLTAQRFANEFHFTLDTALHAPEPEAAPEPSGGGFPPQMIFLAIVFVVIMLSNLRRGRRGGGCGGCLPLFIPWGGGGGFGGFSGGGGGFGGGGGGGFGGFGGGGGFSGGGGGGSW from the coding sequence GTGCTCCAGACCCTACTTCAATCGGCGCTTCTGGCGCTCCTCGTCCAGAGTGGTCCGACGATCCCGCAGCCGGTGGGGCTGGTCAACGACTTCGCCCATGTAATTCCGGCCGACGCCGCGGCCCACATAGAGCAGATCGCCAGCGATGTGCGCAACAAATCGCGTGGCGAATTCACCGTTGTCACGCTTCCCGACATCGGCGACTACGCGCCGTCCGACGTTGCGCTCAAGATCGGACGCCAGTGGAAGGTCGGAAAGATCGGTAATCCGGGCGATCCGACCCGCAACGCTGGCGCAGTGATTCTGGTCGTCCCCAAGGAGACCAACTCCGATGGCAGGGGCGAGTGCTTCATACTCGTCGGCAATGGCGCGGAAGGTTTCGTTACCGACGCCGACGCCGGCACCATGTGCAGACAGGCGATCCCGTTCTTCAAACAGAAGGATTACGGCCGCGGCATCCAGCTGCTGACGCTCCTTACCGCTCAGCGCTTCGCGAACGAGTTCCATTTCACGCTCGACACGGCGCTGCACGCGCCGGAGCCAGAAGCGGCGCCCGAGCCGAGTGGCGGAGGGTTCCCTCCGCAGATGATCTTCCTGGCGATCGTCTTCGTGGTCATCATGCTGAGTAATCTTCGTCGCGGTCGCCGCGGCGGGGGTTGTGGCGGCTGCCTGCCGCTCTTCATCCCGTGGGGCGGGGGAGGCGGATTCGGTGGCTTCTCCGGCGGCGGCGGTGGATTTGGTGGTGGCGGCGGTGGTGGATTTGGCGGTTTCGGCGGAGGCGGCGGGTTCAGCGGGGGCGGTGGTGGCGGCAGCTGGTAG
- a CDS encoding glycosyltransferase N-terminal domain-containing protein has translation MTPWLRVAYGAAARTAEMISLVTPRTTESKLARAFVARRGIRRRYRNWGAKGRDRSRPLLWIHAASVGEGLMALPIVHSVRRALPNVQIAYTFFSPSAESLAKQMGADFSDYLPFDSAGAARVAIDALDPTALVFAKGDVWPALVREASSQGVRLALVSASIPASSLRKSSVGSMITRDAYRALDAIGAASTDDAARIVEAGARADRVRVTGDTRYDQAWARARTEPRNVEIVAALSSPRPTLVAGSTWRSDERELFAAWRAVRAQVPDARLIIAPHELAEGHVAAIEHWARASSLSASSLASATASTDVIIVDRLGVLADLYALATVAYVGGGFHDAGLHSLVEPAVFRVPVIVGPRHEDSRDAALMLATGGAVSVDDARQLSRTLIRLFTTEQERADRADAIGAVVAGELGAVDRTFEVVRELLRAV, from the coding sequence GTGACTCCCTGGCTTCGCGTAGCGTATGGCGCAGCTGCAAGAACGGCGGAGATGATCAGCCTCGTGACGCCGCGCACTACAGAGAGCAAGCTTGCCAGAGCGTTCGTCGCACGACGGGGAATCAGGCGACGTTACCGGAACTGGGGCGCCAAGGGACGTGACAGGTCGCGGCCGCTGTTGTGGATTCACGCGGCCTCCGTCGGCGAGGGGCTCATGGCGTTACCCATAGTTCACAGTGTCCGGAGAGCCCTACCAAACGTGCAGATTGCATACACGTTCTTCTCGCCCAGCGCGGAGTCACTCGCGAAGCAGATGGGTGCGGACTTCAGTGACTATCTGCCGTTCGATTCCGCCGGTGCCGCGCGAGTCGCTATCGATGCGCTCGATCCGACGGCGCTGGTGTTCGCGAAAGGCGATGTGTGGCCGGCGCTGGTTCGAGAAGCGTCATCGCAGGGAGTGAGGCTCGCACTCGTGAGTGCCTCGATTCCCGCGAGCTCGCTACGCAAGAGCTCTGTCGGGTCGATGATAACGCGCGATGCGTACCGGGCGCTGGATGCGATCGGCGCCGCGAGCACGGACGATGCTGCGCGCATCGTCGAAGCCGGCGCGCGCGCCGATCGCGTGCGCGTGACCGGTGATACACGGTACGACCAGGCGTGGGCGCGCGCACGCACGGAGCCACGCAACGTGGAGATCGTAGCTGCACTGAGCTCGCCGCGTCCGACTCTCGTCGCAGGCTCGACGTGGCGCTCCGACGAGCGCGAGCTGTTCGCGGCGTGGCGAGCGGTGCGTGCGCAGGTGCCGGACGCACGCCTCATAATAGCGCCACACGAATTGGCTGAGGGGCACGTCGCGGCGATCGAACACTGGGCCCGGGCCAGCTCGCTATCCGCTTCATCGCTCGCGTCCGCAACAGCATCGACGGACGTGATAATCGTCGACCGACTTGGCGTACTCGCAGATCTGTATGCGCTTGCTACGGTTGCGTACGTTGGAGGCGGATTCCACGATGCCGGGCTACATTCGCTCGTCGAGCCCGCGGTATTTCGCGTACCGGTGATCGTCGGTCCCCGTCATGAGGACTCGCGCGACGCTGCTCTCATGCTGGCGACCGGTGGTGCCGTGAGTGTCGATGATGCACGGCAACTGTCACGCACCTTGATTCGTCTCTTCACGACCGAACAGGAGCGCGCCGACCGCGCGGACGCGATCGGTGCGGTAGTCGCGGGCGAGCTAGGCGCTGTCGACCGTACCTTCGAGGTCGTTCGGGAGCTGCTGCGGGCGGTGTAG
- a CDS encoding thioredoxin domain-containing protein, protein MRTTLVNGLAGLSLAASITFVSLGCAKPNGHTASDTPTAAGSPVAVTGALTDSLSKTADSSRIQGSPSAKIWVIEVSDFQCPYCKEWHDATYKMVRDDYVKTGKVRMAYVNFPLSIHAHAHQAAIAAMCAGAQDKFWEMHDALFASQSSWEALPDPTTTFDSLAKSVGVDAARYHACLSSPSIAALVAGDQQRAKGGGVTATPSFWVGGKLIEGAIPTSEMKAAIDQALEATK, encoded by the coding sequence ATGCGTACTACACTAGTCAACGGACTCGCTGGACTCTCGCTCGCTGCCTCGATCACATTTGTGTCTCTTGGCTGCGCCAAGCCGAACGGGCACACGGCGAGTGACACGCCGACAGCGGCTGGATCGCCGGTGGCGGTGACGGGCGCGCTCACCGACTCGCTTTCCAAAACGGCGGACTCGAGTCGCATTCAGGGATCGCCATCGGCGAAGATCTGGGTGATCGAGGTGAGCGACTTCCAGTGTCCGTACTGCAAGGAATGGCACGATGCCACATATAAGATGGTGCGCGACGATTACGTGAAGACCGGCAAGGTACGCATGGCGTACGTCAATTTCCCGCTGTCGATCCACGCGCACGCACATCAGGCTGCGATCGCGGCGATGTGCGCGGGCGCGCAGGACAAGTTCTGGGAGATGCACGACGCACTGTTCGCGTCGCAGTCGAGTTGGGAAGCGCTGCCAGATCCTACGACGACGTTTGATTCGCTGGCCAAGTCTGTCGGGGTCGATGCGGCCAGGTATCATGCGTGTCTCAGCTCACCATCGATCGCCGCACTGGTGGCCGGCGATCAACAGCGCGCGAAAGGCGGCGGCGTGACTGCCACGCCGAGTTTCTGGGTTGGCGGCAAGCTGATCGAGGGTGCGATTCCGACGAGCGAGATGAAGGCTGCAATCGATCAGGCCCTCGAAGCGACGAAGTGA
- a CDS encoding SusC/RagA family TonB-linked outer membrane protein, translating into MLRLFKRISSVTAALATVASVAAAQQGGTISGRVLTESGAPLTAASVSISSLGLGAYTNDQGVYTINVSAARMTGQTVDLTARRVGYAPHTVRVTLTSGRNIQQDFTLTANATSLTGVVVSALGVEKQKSQLGTAIQQVSSEQLNATHDQNIVNQLEGKVSGVAITGSGTQGGSTKITIRGANSITGNNDPLFIVDGTPVSNRGRGGSPNGGGLGGSNVDFGSVINDIDPNDIATVTVLKGPNAAAIYGSRGANGVVLITTKRGSASANGFQTAVTSSVTFDTPSIEPKFQNLYGQGSGGQFQFVDGAGGGTQDFNDQSFGPRLDGRTMGCIFTTAPNSTTYDQTQPCTQFDSPVVNGVLQPSPWIAHPNNVSSFFQTGQTWNNNIAFSGGTDRATGRLSVGDENTKGVIPNNTFRKVSSSFAGNFNVSSRLSTSATVQYISDKAYNRPGVGYNSGIMEGLYVWFGRQVDMNALKNYEPHADQTFSCNDQYNWNCNFHNNPYWIQYQNPEADNRDHVIGSAAATWKVTNWLNAQAQTGTDYYRSNIAQNYAAGNLGYSDLAYNGAFYHFNNTGNENNSSLLLTANKTAKSWLQLSGTLGANRRYATYGSSSLQSDAILAADIYNVSNSAKSPTVNEYAERRQTNSVYGSGSFTLGQVWTVEVTGRNDWSSTLPKGSNSYFYPSINSSLVLTDLMPSLKNRVLSYAKIRGAIANVGNDADPYQLATTYVGQANKFGSLPQYTLSDTRANPTLKPENTNSAEVGLELGFLNNRATLDASYYGKATTNEIVSLSLANETGFSAAALNAGKLTNKGIEAQLTLIPIQLANGFQWTSTFNYSANRSKLVSLYPGVQNYRIGSTWTIDEEARVGQPYGDIFATPYKRDSTTGELLLSDGLPQNDAGHRRVLGNVNPKWIGGWNNEVRWGRFTASALLDIHRGGNIYSVTNMFGQYTGVLTSTINGRQVDWNNPGLVVHGIDQATGKENTVNVTSENYYQSLFENGEAFLYDDSFVKLREVRVGVDLPSGFTNRLKVSSANLAFVGRNLWTHTKVPNIDPEFTYTTGNYQGAEFAALPTTRSLGLNLRITP; encoded by the coding sequence ATGCTTAGGTTGTTCAAGCGTATCAGTTCAGTCACGGCTGCGTTGGCAACGGTTGCCTCCGTAGCAGCAGCACAGCAAGGCGGTACAATATCGGGACGCGTGTTGACGGAAAGCGGTGCGCCGCTGACTGCAGCAAGCGTCTCAATTTCTTCGCTAGGTCTCGGCGCCTATACCAACGACCAGGGCGTGTACACCATCAACGTGTCAGCGGCACGAATGACCGGTCAGACGGTCGACCTCACTGCGCGTCGAGTCGGCTACGCGCCACATACGGTCCGGGTGACGCTTACATCGGGGCGTAACATACAGCAGGACTTCACGCTCACGGCGAACGCTACGAGCCTTACCGGCGTCGTCGTTTCTGCACTCGGCGTCGAGAAGCAGAAGAGCCAACTGGGTACCGCGATTCAGCAGGTCTCCAGCGAGCAGCTGAATGCGACGCACGATCAGAACATCGTCAATCAGCTGGAAGGCAAGGTTTCCGGCGTTGCGATCACTGGCTCGGGCACGCAGGGTGGTTCGACCAAGATCACGATCCGTGGTGCCAACTCGATCACCGGCAACAACGATCCGTTGTTCATCGTCGACGGGACGCCGGTTTCCAACCGCGGTCGCGGCGGCAGCCCGAACGGCGGCGGACTGGGCGGTTCCAACGTCGATTTCGGAAGTGTCATCAACGACATCGATCCGAACGACATTGCGACGGTGACGGTGCTCAAGGGCCCGAACGCCGCTGCAATTTACGGATCGCGCGGCGCTAACGGTGTAGTCCTCATCACTACCAAGCGCGGAAGTGCAAGCGCGAACGGCTTCCAGACTGCGGTCACGTCGAGCGTAACATTCGACACGCCTTCCATTGAACCCAAGTTCCAGAATCTCTATGGACAGGGATCTGGCGGCCAGTTCCAGTTCGTGGACGGCGCTGGCGGCGGCACGCAGGACTTCAACGATCAGAGCTTCGGTCCCCGGCTTGACGGGCGCACCATGGGTTGCATCTTCACGACAGCCCCGAACTCGACGACTTACGATCAGACTCAGCCGTGCACCCAGTTCGACAGCCCGGTCGTCAACGGCGTGCTGCAGCCCAGCCCGTGGATCGCGCACCCCAACAACGTAAGCAGCTTCTTCCAGACTGGTCAGACCTGGAACAACAACATCGCGTTCAGCGGTGGGACTGACCGTGCAACCGGCCGTCTCTCGGTCGGCGATGAGAACACGAAGGGCGTGATTCCGAACAACACCTTCCGCAAGGTCTCGAGCAGCTTCGCTGGCAACTTCAACGTCAGCAGCCGCCTGAGCACGTCGGCTACCGTCCAGTACATCAGCGACAAGGCATATAACCGGCCCGGTGTCGGATACAACTCCGGCATCATGGAAGGTCTCTACGTGTGGTTCGGTCGTCAGGTCGACATGAACGCGCTCAAGAATTACGAGCCGCACGCCGACCAGACGTTCTCGTGCAACGACCAGTACAACTGGAACTGCAACTTCCACAACAACCCGTACTGGATTCAATACCAGAATCCCGAGGCCGACAATCGCGATCACGTGATCGGAAGCGCTGCGGCGACGTGGAAGGTCACCAACTGGCTCAACGCTCAGGCTCAGACGGGCACCGACTACTACCGGTCCAACATCGCGCAGAATTACGCGGCCGGTAACCTCGGGTATAGCGATCTTGCCTACAACGGTGCGTTCTATCACTTCAACAACACCGGCAACGAGAACAACTCATCGTTGCTTCTGACCGCCAACAAGACTGCGAAGAGCTGGTTGCAGCTGAGCGGTACCCTCGGTGCCAACCGCCGTTACGCAACGTACGGATCCAGCAGCCTCCAGTCCGACGCCATACTTGCGGCGGATATTTACAACGTCTCCAACTCGGCCAAGTCTCCGACGGTGAACGAGTACGCCGAGCGCCGCCAGACCAATAGCGTGTACGGTTCTGGCTCTTTCACACTCGGTCAGGTGTGGACAGTCGAAGTCACTGGTCGTAACGACTGGTCGTCGACGTTGCCCAAGGGTAGCAACTCATACTTCTATCCATCGATCAACAGCTCGCTCGTCCTGACGGATCTGATGCCGTCACTCAAGAATCGCGTCCTGAGCTATGCCAAGATCCGCGGCGCGATCGCGAACGTTGGTAACGATGCAGACCCGTATCAGTTGGCCACGACGTACGTCGGTCAGGCCAACAAGTTCGGAAGCCTGCCGCAGTACACGTTGAGTGACACGCGCGCCAATCCTACGCTCAAGCCCGAGAACACGAACTCGGCCGAGGTTGGTTTGGAGCTTGGGTTCCTCAACAACCGGGCAACGCTGGATGCCAGCTACTATGGCAAGGCAACCACCAACGAGATCGTGAGCCTCAGCCTGGCCAACGAAACCGGCTTCTCCGCTGCGGCGCTGAATGCCGGCAAGTTGACGAACAAGGGTATCGAGGCACAGCTCACGTTGATCCCGATTCAGCTGGCGAACGGGTTCCAGTGGACATCGACGTTCAACTATTCCGCCAACCGAAGCAAGCTGGTTTCACTCTATCCGGGCGTTCAGAACTATCGCATCGGAAGCACGTGGACCATCGACGAGGAAGCGCGCGTCGGCCAGCCGTACGGCGACATCTTCGCGACTCCATACAAGCGCGACAGTACGACCGGCGAGCTGCTTCTGAGCGATGGACTGCCACAGAACGACGCCGGACATCGGCGTGTGCTTGGCAACGTCAACCCCAAGTGGATCGGCGGCTGGAACAATGAAGTCCGCTGGGGCCGGTTCACGGCCAGCGCGCTGCTCGACATTCACAGAGGCGGCAACATCTACTCCGTGACAAACATGTTCGGCCAGTACACCGGCGTGCTCACGAGCACGATCAACGGACGCCAGGTTGATTGGAACAATCCCGGACTTGTTGTCCATGGTATCGACCAGGCGACGGGCAAGGAGAACACCGTCAATGTCACGTCGGAGAACTACTACCAGTCGCTGTTCGAGAACGGCGAGGCATTCCTGTACGACGACAGCTTCGTCAAGCTGCGCGAGGTCCGTGTAGGGGTCGACCTGCCGAGCGGATTCACCAATCGCCTGAAAGTATCGAGCGCAAATCTCGCGTTCGTTGGGCGTAACCTGTGGACTCACACGAAGGTTCCGAACATAGATCCCGAGTTCACATACACTACTGGGAACTACCAGGGGGCAGAGTTTGCGGCGCTTCCTACGACGCGGAGCCTCGGCTTGAATCTCCGCATCACGCCATAA
- a CDS encoding nucleotidyltransferase domain-containing protein: protein MTLDELVTQLRAAYGTSLRSVVLYGSAAAGGAEHVAKRSDFNVLIIVDDVPLGRLRELSAVTRAWRDAGNHPPMTFTQREWRASSDIFAMEYADILERNKVLYGDSPFEGISVAHDDLRLQLEREAMGVLLRLRGAVLLAGNDSSEQVKLMTASLSTLMVVFRGILRLAGRTPPHGYAEIAREVAALTGVDATPFESAAQQLRDSKAIPKERAQVVLGAYLTAMEAVTAYVSALPNTRP from the coding sequence ATGACACTTGATGAGCTGGTAACCCAACTCCGCGCCGCCTACGGCACTTCGCTGCGCTCGGTAGTGCTCTACGGATCCGCCGCGGCTGGCGGCGCCGAGCACGTCGCGAAGCGATCCGACTTCAACGTGCTGATTATCGTGGATGACGTACCGCTCGGCCGGCTGCGCGAGCTGTCCGCCGTGACGCGGGCCTGGCGCGATGCAGGGAATCATCCGCCGATGACCTTTACCCAGAGGGAGTGGCGCGCCTCCAGCGACATATTTGCGATGGAATACGCGGACATACTCGAGCGCAACAAGGTTCTGTATGGCGATTCGCCGTTCGAGGGAATCTCCGTCGCGCACGACGACCTGCGCCTGCAGTTGGAGCGCGAGGCGATGGGAGTGCTGCTCCGGTTGCGCGGCGCGGTGCTGCTTGCCGGCAACGATTCGAGCGAGCAGGTAAAGCTCATGACTGCGAGTCTCAGCACGCTCATGGTTGTCTTCCGCGGAATCCTGCGCCTCGCCGGCCGCACGCCGCCCCATGGATACGCCGAGATCGCCCGGGAGGTCGCGGCACTCACCGGGGTCGATGCAACTCCGTTCGAGTCCGCGGCACAGCAGCTTCGTGACTCGAAGGCCATCCCCAAGGAGCGCGCGCAGGTGGTGCTCGGCGCATATTTAACAGCAATGGAAGCGGTGACGGCCTACGTGTCCGCCCTTCCGAACACGAGACCTTGA